A window of Fusobacterium perfoetens genomic DNA:
CCATATAAAGTAAAAATATTAAATTAAACAATTTTTATCATAGAAAGTTAAGATTTACAGAAAACTCTTCACACCCTCTTCTATATAAAATTTATTAATAGTCAAGAGAATTTTTTAATTAATTATACTATTTTTTATATCTTTTATATTATCATCTATTTACTTAATACCTCTTCTATTACTTGTTTTATCTGTTCTTTAGTAAGTCCACCCATAACATAACCGTAGACATTTCCCTCTTTATCTATTACAAAGCTAGTTGGGAAAGCTTGAATAAAATATTTTCTCATTACCTCTGAATTTTCATCTATCAAAGTTGGAAAAGTATATCCTTTATCTTTCAAAAATTTCTTTACTTCATTTTCTTTTTCACTATTTACCCCTAGAATTACCACATCTTTTTTATTTTCTCCAGATTCTTTATAGATATTCTCTATATCAGGCATCTCTTTTTTACAAGGAGGACACCAAGTTGCCCAAAAGTTTAGAAATATAACTTTTCCCTTATAATTTTCTAAAGAATGGACTACTCCATATTGGTCTTTCAGATTAAAATCTGGTGCTTTAGCACTATTTGAAAAACTTACCAATGAAATCATTAAAAATATTATACCTATTATTTTTTTCATTTTACCTCCTTAAATTTTACATTAAATAACCTATTATTTGATTTAATCTATCACTTATTATTAAAATACCTAAGATTATAAGCAAAACTCCCATTATCTTAGTAGTATATTTTATAACTCCCATATTCTCTCTAAAAACTTTTAAAAAGTATGAACTAAATATTCCTGTAAGTAAAAAAGGAATTGTAAATCCTAAAGTATACATCGCCATCAAAGTATATCCTACTTTTATATCTTTTAAAGCTGTTATAGTGAATAAAACACTTGAAAGAGCTGGTCCAATACAAGGTGTCCAAGCAAAACTAAAAGTAAATCCTAGTAAAAAAGCGATTATTGGATTCATAGTATCAATCTCAACAAAAAATTTTCTCTCCTTTTCAAGAGATGAAGATTTTAAAATTCCCAGTTGAAAAAATCCCAAAGTAATTATTAAAATCCCTGATATTTTACTAATTATACTTTTATATTGTTGCAGCCACATTCCAAGAGATGAAAATCCAAGACTTAGAATAAAAAAAGCAAAGGATATTCCAATTGTAAAAAATATTGTATTCACTATTATTCTCTTTCTATTTTGAAGATTTCCTCCAGACAGATAACCAACATATAGGGGGATTACTGGCAGTACACAGGGGGAGAAAAAAGAAAGAACTCCTCCCAAAAAAGTTGATAAATATATCATTTTATCCTCCTTTTTTATAATTTTATACAATCTTAGACTTAGAAAATCAAAATAATTTCTAAATTTTTATATAAAAAAAGAACTACTGCACTTTAGTTTATATTTTGTAAATTTACAGTAGTTCTTTAAATTTTTTATTTAACTAAATTATAAAGTTTTTAATATAGAATCAGCCATATTTTCTATTTCTCTTTCTGATTCTTCGTTAAGTGAAGACATAATTTTTACTTTTTCTTCTAAAACAATC
This region includes:
- a CDS encoding TlpA family protein disulfide reductase is translated as MKKIIGIIFLMISLVSFSNSAKAPDFNLKDQYGVVHSLENYKGKVIFLNFWATWCPPCKKEMPDIENIYKESGENKKDVVILGVNSEKENEVKKFLKDKGYTFPTLIDENSEVMRKYFIQAFPTSFVIDKEGNVYGYVMGGLTKEQIKQVIEEVLSK
- a CDS encoding cytochrome c biogenesis CcdA family protein, with the translated sequence MIYLSTFLGGVLSFFSPCVLPVIPLYVGYLSGGNLQNRKRIIVNTIFFTIGISFAFFILSLGFSSLGMWLQQYKSIISKISGILIITLGFFQLGILKSSSLEKERKFFVEIDTMNPIIAFLLGFTFSFAWTPCIGPALSSVLFTITALKDIKVGYTLMAMYTLGFTIPFLLTGIFSSYFLKVFRENMGVIKYTTKIMGVLLIILGILIISDRLNQIIGYLM